A DNA window from Vicinamibacteria bacterium contains the following coding sequences:
- a CDS encoding protein phosphatase 2C domain-containing protein, which yields MKDKSELDTAEFPIPRLEIEEPKPLSSRVEVDLAALTDTGKVRERNEDHFYVARVGRRIDTILTNIPSGDVPAHFDETGYVIIVADGMGGAQGGEVASRLAIATLVNIIIHVPDWILRLDEEHAQEVMERAAGYYRRVNLALLERARVEPRLRGMGTTMTATYSIGDDLFVANVGDSRAYIFRDGRLQLLTRDQTQAQMLADVGAIGQSEVARHRLRHVLTNALGGAEKELRVDVQRLKLADGDRLLVCTDGLTDMISDEEIGDLVRDQSSERACHELVNRALARGGKDNVTVVVARYSIPDVEEDD from the coding sequence ATGAAAGACAAGAGCGAGCTGGATACCGCCGAGTTTCCCATACCGCGACTGGAGATCGAGGAGCCGAAACCACTCTCTTCGCGGGTGGAAGTCGATTTGGCCGCCCTCACCGATACGGGAAAGGTCAGGGAGCGGAACGAGGACCACTTTTACGTGGCCCGGGTCGGCCGGAGGATCGATACGATCCTCACCAACATTCCCTCCGGCGACGTCCCCGCACATTTCGACGAGACGGGCTACGTCATCATCGTGGCGGACGGTATGGGAGGGGCTCAGGGCGGAGAGGTCGCCAGCCGACTGGCCATTGCGACTCTGGTAAACATCATCATCCATGTGCCTGATTGGATCCTGAGACTCGACGAGGAGCACGCGCAGGAGGTCATGGAGCGCGCCGCCGGGTATTACCGCCGTGTCAACCTCGCGCTCCTCGAGAGGGCGCGAGTCGAACCGCGTCTTCGGGGCATGGGAACGACCATGACCGCGACCTACAGCATCGGTGACGATCTCTTCGTCGCGAACGTGGGCGACTCGAGAGCCTATATCTTCCGTGACGGGCGTCTGCAGCTTCTGACACGCGACCAGACCCAGGCCCAGATGCTCGCCGACGTCGGCGCGATCGGCCAGAGCGAAGTCGCCCGGCACCGTCTTCGCCACGTCCTGACCAACGCGCTCGGCGGAGCGGAGAAAGAGCTCCGCGTGGACGTTCAACGCTTGAAGCTTGCCGACGGCGATCGGCTTCTGGTTTGCACCGACGGTCTGACCGACATGATCTCCGATGAGGAAATTGGCGACCTAGTGAGAGATCAGAGCTCGGAGAGGGCCTGTCATGAGCTCGTCAATCGGGCGCTCGCCAGAGGGGGAAAGGACAACGTGACCGTGGTGGTGGCACGCTACTCGATTCCCGACGTCGAAGAGGACGATTGA